TTTGGTAGAATTATATCTTTAATTCCACTTCTTTTTGCAGCTAGAACTTTTTCTTTAATTCCACCTACAGGTAAAACCTTACCTGACAAATTCAACTCCCCTGTCATGGCCAGACCCGTTTTAACTTTTTTATTCGTGGCCAAGGAATACAATGCTGTGGCCATCGTTATGCCTGCCGATGGCCCATCTTTTGGGGTTGCCCCGGCCGGTAAGTGCAAGTGAATATCATGTTCGGCCAAAAAATCTTCCGAATTTTGGTCTTCATTTTCTTTTGTACCTTTCGTTTTCTTTTTAGCTGGCAGACCATCTAATTCATGTTGAAGAATACTTTTTACATAAGTATAAGCAATATTTGCTGACTCGCTCATGACATCACCGAGTTGTCCTGTAAGTTTGAGTCCGCCTTTACCTTCCAAAGCAAGAGTTTCAATAAAAAGAATATCCCCACCAAAAGCTGTCCAGGCCAAACCTGTAACGACTCCCGGATCCATAAGTTTTTTTGCCATTTCAGTTTGAAAGGAAGGAGTTCCTAAGAGGGATTCCAAATTCTTTTCTGTTGGGACAAATGACTTTCTAGAACGTGGAGATTGAACTTTGAAAAAAGCAGCTTTTCTACATAGTTTTGCTATCATTTGTTCCATGACCCGAACACCTGGTTCTCTTGCATAATCATGAATGACTTTTTTAATGATAGGAATAGACAGTGTTATATCCGATTTTTCTAAACCATGTTTTTTAATTTGTTTTGGAAGAACCCATTTTTGTGCAATTGAAACCTTTTCTTCTAAGGTATATCCACTGAGTTCAATAATCTCCATTCTATCTAATAAAGGTTCAGGAACTTCAGCGAGATAATTTGCTGTTGCAATAAAAAGAACTTTTGATAAATCAAATGAAATATCTAAATAATGATCTATAAAATCTTTATTCTGTTCAGGATCTAAAACCTCTAACAATGCTGAAGCAGGATCACCTTGATAAGATTGTCCAAGCTTATCTATTTCATCAAGCATAATCACAGGATTGTTTACACCTACTCTTTTAAGGGCCTGAATAATTCTCCCTGGCATTGCTCCAACATATGTTCGTCGATGGCCCTTTATCTCGGCCTCATCTCTCATGCCTCCAAGCGAAAATCTATAGAATTCACGCCCAAGAGATTTCGCAATACTTTTACCAAGTGAAGTTTTACCTACTCCAGGAGGGCCAGATAAACATAAAATTGTTCCATCATATCCAGGTTTTAATTTCCTAACGGCCAAAAACTCTAAAATTCTTTCCTTGGCCTTTTCTAGTCCATAATGATCTTTTTCAAGAATTCTTTGTGCTTTTTTTATATCAATATCTTCAATTGAAGATTTACTCCAAGGTAATTCCAACATCCAATTTAAATAAGTCCGAGTAAGATTATATTCAGGAGAACTCTCAGGAATGACTTCCAATCTTTCTACTTCTTCTATGGCCGTTTTGTAGGCCTGCTCAGGAAGGCCGGCCTCTTCTAATCCTTCTTTGATCTTCTTAACATCTCTGGACTTATCGTCTTCATCCATTCCAAGTTCAGAACGAATAACTTTTAGTTGCTCTCTTAAAAAATACTCTCTTTGGTATTTATTAACTTTATCATTCACTTCATCTGATATTTTTTTCTGTATATCCGCAACATCTTTTTCTCGCTTTAGATAGACAAGTAGTTTTGCAAACCTTTTCTTCACAAGTAGCGTTTCTAAAAAATCTTGGGCCTCAGGAATATCTAGAGAGATAGCAAAGGCCACTAAATCTGCAAGCGAGCCAGGTGAAGGAGAATTCAACATTGCTAATCTCATTTCTTCATTAAAATAAGGATTAATTTCTGAAAGTTTTTTAACCTGATTAATAACAGAACGAGTATAGGCATCTAATTCTTCATCGGCCTCGAGGATGTCATCAAAAACATCAATTTTTGCCATTACAAGAGGGTCTTCTTGCAAGAATTCACTGGCCCTATATCTTTTGATACCGTGAACGAGTACATTTACAGAACCGTCTGGTAGTTTAAGTTTTTTTACAACTTTACAAAGCACACCTACTTTATAAATATCAGATGATTTGACCTCAATATCATCTGAAAAATCATCTTCATCTCCAACCTTTTTTGATTTTTCTTCTCTGTACTTCACTAAATTAAGCGCAACGTATCCAGATTTCAAAATATGCTTGTCCAATTCTGGAGTAAACTTATCCTCGGAAAGAATGATTGGTGCAATCATCCCTGGAAAGATTGGGCTATTCATAATTGGAATTATAACAACTGAATCAGGATAATTTTTTTCTTCTACGTTTGAATCTTGTATGTGAACTGGATATTCATTTTCGATATCTGTCATATTACAAATGCCCCCTATATAAAAATTCAAGAACCCCCTAAAGAAGGATCATCTGACTATACCAGATAATCTACTAAAAGGGTGAATTATAATAATTCTTAAAGGGCCATAAAATCAAAAACTAATTTACTTGGGAGACGGAAGACTTCAGTTTTCACTTTTTTACTTAGAACAATTTCAACTGATACAGTGTCTTTTGACACAGGGAAAAAATCAACAGATTTTACAAATTCTTTTTTACCAAAAGCATTAATTCCTGATTTAACTTCTGTATACATCATGTCAAAAGTAATTTTGTGTCCATCAGAATCGATATGTCCGTAAATATTAGGTATTTCTTGTGTGGCAAAGTCAAAAACGATTCTCTCGTATCCTCTTTTTGCTGTAAAATTTTGTCTGATTTTTTTGAGTGTTGTTTTTTGTTTCTTGGCCCTATGATGAAAGATTCCTTCATTCACATAGACAGAAGTTTTTTTATCTTCGATATTTCTAATTTTAATATTATTTAAATTCTGAGAATAGGCATTAACAGAAATAATAAACATTAAGCTAATGATCATTTTGAGCATAAAAAAACCCCTCATTAATTTTGTTTATTATACATTATAGAGAACTCAACAGACAAGTCACTGTCTTATAATATGTTTTTTCTAGAGAATGACGTCTTCATTCGTAAAATCCAAGTCGTCATGAAAAAGCCAAGTATTAGAGCAAAAGGTGCATTTCCAGGGCCTTTAGGCCCTGAGTCGTTATTTACATCGTAGACCATACCACAACCACCACTTGATTGCCTTTTTACAACTGCAGTCGTTGTCTCTCCTCCCGATTCAATCCAAGGTGCAACACTTACACTTTTATTGGCCTCAATACAGGAATTATTGTTTGGATTTGCCCCTAAATATTCCTTCATTCCGTAGGGTTCATAAGTCCCATCAGTATTTCTCTCAAGTGTTAGAATTAACAGATAAAAATCATTGGGATGAATTGGACTTGGCCTATAATTATTATTTGATTCAAAGCGAAGTCCAGGAAAAAATAAATCACTTATGTCTACACCTGATGGTAAACTGTTTACATAGTCGATAAGAGAATCTTTATGGATTTCAATATTAAAGTAGTTACTTCCTGAATACCCTGAATTCAGGCCAATGAAATATTCATTCTCATAGGTATATAAATTTAATGATCCCCTTGATTCGAATGAGGGAGTCGAGGAATTTATATGCGAGTATTTCACTGTTCCATTATTAACTTGAATATTTGCTTTTGCTAATGAGTAAAGAGATTGTGAAATTAATTTAATTTTCATTCTGACATTTGTAGGTATATTAATATTCGAAAGGTCAATTGTGTAATCATTTGTTGTGTTACTTATAGATGAATCAAAAAAGCCAACAATTGTCTCTCCAGAAGTAATCGCAGTATTAGAATTATCAATAGTTGAAGAAGAGCTGACCTCTGCATTCAAAGCACACCTGATAGTAATATCTCCTAGTGAAACATTCTGTGAACCAGTTGTTAATTTAACCCCCCGGGGATGTCCTTGATTATTTGAGGATGTACATTGTTCATAGAAACTTCCGACATAGTTGGGATTGATCCCAACTCCACAGAAATCTGACCTGGCCGTAGAATAGTATGGTTCAATTGCACCATAAACATTCACCGGTGAAATATAAAGAAAATAATTATCATTCAAGGGAAGTCCGTGTATGCGATACGATCCATCTGGTTCAGTCAGTGCAGAGGCAACAACTTTTCCATTTTTATTTGAGATGGCCTCTATTTGTACTCCAAAAATTCCTACTTTGGAAGAATTCGAACCTCCAACAATTCTCCCACCAATACTTCCGTAAGATTGCGTACCTCCACCATATAAAAAATGAACCGCAGCTTTATCATCATCATGTAAGATATGTTGTCCATTAAAAACCGAATAATACATTGTTGCTCTATGAGTTTGACTGTGTGCTAATCCAAGAAAATGTCCCATCTCATGGGTGATAACATCTCCAAGATAATTATTTCCCATAGGCACCGTTGAAAATGTTTGTGAATCATTCACCACAATATCAGCTTCTTGAATAATATCGTTCGAATATTTCACAATGGTCACCGCCAATACAACTCCGCCAACTCCCCCCCCAAAAAGTGACTGATTACTTGAAAAATATAAATCATTCACTCCATTCTGATCATTCACACTACTTGAACCAATCAAACCAATGTTAACATTTGATTGTGGATTCCACTGATCTCTAGCATCTTGAGCAATACTAAAAACAGAGCTATTCATATTTACATTTACACTTGAACCTTGAGACACATATATAGACAGATTTGAAGTAGAACCACTCCATTTAAGATCCTCACCTTTTGGCCTTGTAATTACATAGGCCTGCAATTGCGAAATCAACCCAAATAACAAAATTAATTTTATCAGCTTGAATTTCAAACAAACCTCTTAATCATCTTTTTGCCTGGTGAACAAGATAAATATTGCCCCTAAAACAGCCAGGATCAGAGTTAACCAAAAAAAATTAAATCGACCGTGCCCTCTTTCTTCACTTGTATCTTCTAGTGATGCAGGATTTCTTTGTGAACTATCTTCTGTTGTTTTTGCTAAAGGCACATTTTTTTCTATTGGTTTTTTATAAACAAAACGTCTATCCTTCACACTCTTCAATGCTTCTCCAAATCGAGACTCTAGTTCCTTGTTGAAATCCTCTAGAGACATTTTGCCAAAACTTGGATGATCTCCAAAAACAGTAGATTTAACAAACTCCTTGTTTCCTTCCATAACAATTTTGTATTTTCCCATTCCAAGATTGTGCAAAACATGTCCATCACTCGTTTTCGTAAGTAACAAAATAACCTCTTCATCTTGTTTGAATTGTGGGCCTCCAGGAATATGGTGTTTAACACCACCCCATTCACCTCCAGGATGAATAACCTTAAATGCATCCGTATTTAATAATTCACTACTTCCAAGTCCAGATGAAGATACAACCTTAAAGCTTGACTCTGTGAGAATAAGTCCATCTGATGATTTTTTAAATTCACGTCCTTGATAACTCGCCCTAATGACGGCGTCTGAACTTTGAATCTGTGAGTCAATTGAAGTTGGTACATATTGAACCGCTAGTACACTTCCAACTGTCTGAATTAACGAAATAACTAAACATCTAATGAACAATTTCCACCTCGCAGGACCAGTTTATGGACCAATCGGTAAAAAACTTAATTTCTTGACTAATTATATACAGTATTAGGTTTTGATTTTCTAAAAAGTGGCCCTAGCTTAAGATAGACGTTGCTATTTCACCTTTTCTCTTTAATTTCATGACCTTATGAGATATACGCTGAAAAAATTTATTATGATCAATTACGACAATGGTATTCCCCCCTGCCAACAATCCGTGTAAAAGCACTTCAATGTTAAGAAGATCCTTTTGCGAAAGGCCGAAAGAAAGATTTTCAAAAAATAAAATTGAATTTCTAACTCCTTTAACCATTTCACTTAAAAGTTTTACCCTCTGTCTCTCTCCTCCTGACAAAGATGAAATAGGTCTATCCAAACTTAAATAATCTAAATTTAAAGTTTTAAGCAACTCTATCGTTCTTATAACCTTAGGTGTTTTTTTTATTTTTCTAAAAGCATCCTCAATTGGTGAATTCATGGCCTGATCAAAGGTGAAATTTCCATCTGTAATTTCACCATATATTTTTTTTACTTTCATCCCAAGACAGTCTTCACAGGTAAACACAATGTCCTCTAAAAAATTCATTTCAACGACTTTTTTCCCACTACCCTGACATGTTGAACACATTCCAAGCTCTGAATTAGGTGAAAAATGCCCATCTTTGAGTCCTAAAGATAATGAAACAGGCAATCTAGAAAAGTATTTTCTCATCACAGGTGTTAGACCAGTTAGAGTTCCTACTGTTGATCTTCCATGCCCTTTGGAATTAGAGTTTTCAAAAATCATAACTGATTCAAAAGAAGGCATATTTTCAAAAAAGACCTGTCCAAAATCCTCATAAAAATTTGTATGATATTTAGACCTATAAAGTGAGTTTGCAATACTTTTTAATATTAAAGCACTTTTACCAGTCCCAGAATCTCCTGCAATATTGGTAAGAGCATTTATCGGAAAAGAAATATTTTTCAGATTAACATCATAGTTTGCACATGAAATGACTTCAATACTTCTTTTACTTTTAGGCCGAAAGTTTTTTACAACAGAAGTGATAATATTTATTTCTTCCTTAGGGCTGTATTTTCCTACAAAAACAACATTTCCACCTTTTCCACCTGCTCCTGGGCCAATTTCAATAACTAAATCAGATTTCTTCTTCATGTATTCAGAATGCTCAACGAGAATAATTGAATTTCCCTGTTCTTTAAGAGTGTTTAATCCCTTAAAAAGATTTTTCTGAACATTGGGGTCTAATCCTAATGTCGGTTCATCTAAAATAAACATCGAACCAGAACCTTTAAAACTTAAATATTTGACCAGAAGCACTCTTTGATATTCACTTGTAGAAAGGGTTTTAACTTTACGAGAAAGCCCTAAGTGACCTATTCCTAGATCCTTTGCAATTTCAAGTATAAAAGCAATTCTTCTTAAAGTTGGGTCTTTGTTTTGTCCAAATCGAAGGACTGTACTTGCAAGTTCGTCAACTTTTAAATTAAGTGTATCTCTGTAAATTAGACCGTTTTTTTTAAGGCCCTGAATACTCCGATTTAGACGAGATCCGTTACATTCGTTGCATCTTCGTTCTGACTGAAGAGATCTTGTATAAATTCTCACATGCTGTTTATATTTTTTGCTTTCTAGATAATTAAAGTACTGCTTTAGCCCCCTAAAATTTCCCTTCCCGTTCCATATAATTTCTTTTTCAACATTAGTTAATTTTTTGTATGGTAGATTGATTCTGACAGATAGTTTTTTACATTTATCGTAAAATACACTTTTCTGCCCATTAAAACGTGAATAATCCAAAAATGTAATTGCCCCCTCCATTAGGGAAAGATCTTGTTTTTTTACAACTTTATCCTCGTCAAATTCTAAAATTTGTCCATGTCCATTACAATTCTTACAGGCAGCGTATGGTGAAGTACATGATAATTGATAAGGAGAAGTGGGAAGATTTTTTAATGTGAAATCACAAC
The nucleotide sequence above comes from Halobacteriovoraceae bacterium. Encoded proteins:
- the lon gene encoding endopeptidase La — translated: MTDIENEYPVHIQDSNVEEKNYPDSVVIIPIMNSPIFPGMIAPIILSEDKFTPELDKHILKSGYVALNLVKYREEKSKKVGDEDDFSDDIEVKSSDIYKVGVLCKVVKKLKLPDGSVNVLVHGIKRYRASEFLQEDPLVMAKIDVFDDILEADEELDAYTRSVINQVKKLSEINPYFNEEMRLAMLNSPSPGSLADLVAFAISLDIPEAQDFLETLLVKKRFAKLLVYLKREKDVADIQKKISDEVNDKVNKYQREYFLREQLKVIRSELGMDEDDKSRDVKKIKEGLEEAGLPEQAYKTAIEEVERLEVIPESSPEYNLTRTYLNWMLELPWSKSSIEDIDIKKAQRILEKDHYGLEKAKERILEFLAVRKLKPGYDGTILCLSGPPGVGKTSLGKSIAKSLGREFYRFSLGGMRDEAEIKGHRRTYVGAMPGRIIQALKRVGVNNPVIMLDEIDKLGQSYQGDPASALLEVLDPEQNKDFIDHYLDISFDLSKVLFIATANYLAEVPEPLLDRMEIIELSGYTLEEKVSIAQKWVLPKQIKKHGLEKSDITLSIPIIKKVIHDYAREPGVRVMEQMIAKLCRKAAFFKVQSPRSRKSFVPTEKNLESLLGTPSFQTEMAKKLMDPGVVTGLAWTAFGGDILFIETLALEGKGGLKLTGQLGDVMSESANIAYTYVKSILQHELDGLPAKKKTKGTKENEDQNSEDFLAEHDIHLHLPAGATPKDGPSAGITMATALYSLATNKKVKTGLAMTGELNLSGKVLPVGGIKEKVLAAKRSGIKDIILPKQNEKDLKEVPERHRKGLKFYPVETLQDVFKVAFPRSRK
- a CDS encoding matrixin family metalloprotease; translation: MKFKLIKLILLFGLISQLQAYVITRPKGEDLKWSGSTSNLSIYVSQGSSVNVNMNSSVFSIAQDARDQWNPQSNVNIGLIGSSSVNDQNGVNDLYFSSNQSLFGGGVGGVVLAVTIVKYSNDIIQEADIVVNDSQTFSTVPMGNNYLGDVITHEMGHFLGLAHSQTHRATMYYSVFNGQHILHDDDKAAVHFLYGGGTQSYGSIGGRIVGGSNSSKVGIFGVQIEAISNKNGKVVASALTEPDGSYRIHGLPLNDNYFLYISPVNVYGAIEPYYSTARSDFCGVGINPNYVGSFYEQCTSSNNQGHPRGVKLTTGSQNVSLGDITIRCALNAEVSSSSTIDNSNTAITSGETIVGFFDSSISNTTNDYTIDLSNINIPTNVRMKIKLISQSLYSLAKANIQVNNGTVKYSHINSSTPSFESRGSLNLYTYENEYFIGLNSGYSGSNYFNIEIHKDSLIDYVNSLPSGVDISDLFFPGLRFESNNNYRPSPIHPNDFYLLILTLERNTDGTYEPYGMKEYLGANPNNNSCIEANKSVSVAPWIESGGETTTAVVKRQSSGGCGMVYDVNNDSGPKGPGNAPFALILGFFMTTWILRMKTSFSRKNIL